The Euphorbia lathyris chromosome 3, ddEupLath1.1, whole genome shotgun sequence genome contains a region encoding:
- the LOC136224958 gene encoding OVARIAN TUMOR DOMAIN-containing deubiquitinating enzyme 12 gives MQKYRHGNESVGESSSSASWSSEQNTEDDRMIALVLSEELAKQDGAVARRLSNLAPVPHVPKINSYIPNISDASMDHQRLIQRLNVYGLCEVKVSGDGNCQFRALSDQMYKSPEYHKHIRKDIVKQLKDNRSFYESYVPMKYKRYYKKMSKSGEWGDHVTLQAAADKFAAKICLLTSFRDTCFIEIMPLYQTPKCELWLSFWSEVHYNSLYEIRDAPLLPKPRKKHWLF, from the exons ATGCAGAAGTACAGGCATGGAAATGAGAGTGTGGGTGAGAGTTCAAGCTCAGCATCATGGAGCAGTGAGCAGAATACTGAGGATGACCGGATGATTGCTCTAGTCCTATCTGAAGAACTTGCAAAACAAGATGGGGCTGTTGCTAGACGCCTCTCTAACCTCGCTCCGGTTCCT CATGTTCCTAAGATAAATTCCTATATACCCAACATAAGTGATGCTAGCATGGATCACCAAAGGCTTATTCAGAG GCTAAATGTTTATGGTTTGTGCGAGGTGAAGGTATCTGGGGATGGAAATTGTCAG TTTCGTGCCCTTTCAGACCAGATGTATAAATCTCCTGAATACCACAAGCATATACGGAAAGACATTGTTAAACAA TTGAAAGATAATCGTTCATTCTATGAAAGTTATGTCCCAATGAAGTACAAAcgttattacaaaaaaatgtCAAA ATCTGGTGAGTGGGGGGACCACGTTACTTTACAAGCTGCAGCTGACAAG TTTGCAGCAAAGATCTGCCTGTTAACATCTTTCAGAGATACTTGTTTTATTGAAATTATGCCACTGTACCAGACACCGAAATGTG AGTTGTGGTTGAGTTTCTGGTCTGAGGTACACTACAATTCGCTATATGAAATCCGAG ATGCCCCGTTGCTGCCGAAACCAAGGAAGAAACACTGGTTGTTTTAG